One region of Oryza sativa Japonica Group chromosome 5, ASM3414082v1 genomic DNA includes:
- the LOC4338362 gene encoding uncharacterized protein isoform X2: MAHRYYTLAVDKNFTRGRRTTHVAAACLYIACRQSKKAYLLIDFSDHLQISVYVLGAVFLQLCQVLLLAEHPVIQKLIDPSLFIHRFTERLLGKRDNAVSDTALRIVASMKRDWMQTGRKPSGLCGAALYIAALSHGYDYTKADIVAVVHVCEATLTKRLIEFENTDSGSLTIEEFLAKADEQVLVTKISPKSGEVLCKHKDKAEHFAHGLCEKCYNKFMKLSGGLEGGSDPPAFQRAEKQRLEAAKNAKGTAASKEAALESVCEARESDVENNITTPPKNIIGDKHSTIPSVKVAGDSVATEDPEGEGKNDKADEGPESLSDIDDAEVDGYLHNEEETQYKKIIWEEMNKEYLEEQAAKAALAAELAARGVVVEEGKRKRRRHNEDGKNATPAQTPAEATQNMLKRKRLGSKINDEAVNKLYNTKDEDGKADKEMDFNDEYGQDTGDGETFEGGYDYPDYNYDGYGDGAYGDYDGVDF, encoded by the exons GCAAAGTAAAAAGGCATATCTTCTTATTGATTTCTCGGACCATTTGCAGATAAGTGT TTATGTCCTAGGTGCTGTTTTTCTGCAGCTTTGCCAAGTTTTGCTACTTGCGGAACATCCAGTTATCCAAAAGCTCATCGACCCCAGCCTTTTCATACATCGTTTTACAGAAC GTTTACTGGGGAAGAGGGACAATGCCGTATCAGATACGGCTTTACGCATTGTAGCTAGCATGAAGCGAGACTGGATGCAG ACTGGGAGGAAACCAAGTGGATTGTGTGGTGCAGCACTATATATCGCTGCTCTCTCTCATGGATATGATTATACCAAGGCAGATATT GTTGCTGTTGTGCATGTTTGCGAGGCAACACTAACTAAGCGCTTGATAGAGTTTGAAAATACAGATTCGGGTAGCTTAACG ATTGAAGAATTTTTGGCAAAGGCTGATGAACAAGTGCTTGTTACTAAAATTTCACCAAAGTCTGGAGAAGTACTTTGCAAGCACAAGGATAAAGCTGAGCATTTTGCTCATGGACTCTGTGAAAAATGCTACAACAAA TTTATGAAACTGTCTGGTGGACTGGAGGGTGGCTCTGATCCTCCAGCTTTCCAACGAGCTGAAAAACAAAGGTTGGAGGCTGCTAAAAATGCTAAAGGAACTGCTGCATCTAAAGAGGCAGCACTGGAATCAGTTTGTGAGGCACGCGAATCTGATGTTGAGAATAACATTACGACACCGCCAAAG AATATAATTGGAGATAAGCATTCGACAATTCCTTCTGTGAAAGTTGCTGGTGATTCTGTAGCTACAGAAGATCCTGAAGGGGAAG GTAAAAATGATAAAGCAGATGAAGGTCCTGAAAGTCTCTCTGATATTGATGATGCGGAG GTTGATGGGTACCTTCACAACGAGgaagaaacacagtacaaaaaAATTATCTGGGAGGAAATGAATAAAGAGTACCTTGAG GAACAAGCAGCAAAAGCAGCATTAGCAGCTGAGCTGGCAGCTAGAGGAGTGGTTgtggaagaggggaagaggaaa AGAAGAAGACATAATGAAGATGGCAAGAACGCAACACCCGCTCAAACACCAGCAGAAGCAACACAGAACATGTTGAAGCGGAAG AGACTTGGATCGAAGATCAATGATGAAGCTGTTAACAAACTGTACAAT ACCAAAGATGAAGATGGCAAAGCAGATAAAGAGATGGACTTCAACGATGAGTATGGACAGGACACAGGTGATGGTGAAACATTCGAAGGTGGTTATGATTATCCTGATTACAACTATGATGGCTATGGTGATGGAGCCTACGGCGATTATGATGGTGTTGATTTTTAA
- the LOC9271601 gene encoding uncharacterized protein, translating to MELPVADPGPVRAEGLLLQCPYCDSEAMHKLAQFLLPGLAAVCIDCTTGDLFRKPSVVAVDMRKEMVDYVTQRSETFISDSLIESEASQDQENEMPEDPFEIVSIFMDDFSSTKRNIIGHVSGWLMSDSREDKIDDFVQEMEMTRFWPLERREIIAEVLLKNVDLKTKYHCPEKYENEERLADHKAQCSFRPVTCPNDGCRAKVSVRCMQDHDSACLFKILTCEQNCEKRLLRRDMDRHCVTVCPMRPMKCPFGCDSSFPERNLEQHCSEFLQAHLHKLLKAIHKKGFTDEGLKDHALLLEKHDNDGKLAKSRDVRSLTNVVKNLEAKIKDDSS from the exons ATGGAGCTCCCAGTTGCTGATCCTGGGCCGGTGAGGGCTGAAGGATTGCTTCTGCAGTGTCCCTATTGTGATTCAGAGGCAATGCACAAACTCGCGCAGTTCTTGCTCCCCGGCTTGGCTGCGGTATGCATTGACTGCACGACAGGCGATCTCTTCAGGAAGCCATCAGTTGTCGCCGTTGACATGAGGAAGGAAATGGTGGACTACGTCACGCAGAGAAGCGAGACATTCATATCCGATTCGCTTATCGAATCAGAAGCAAGTCAGGATCAAGAGAACGAGATGCCGGAGGACCCTTTTGAGATCGTGTCCATCTTCATGGATGATTTTAGTAGCACGAAGAGGAACATTATCGGCCATGTCTCTGGGTGGTTGATGAGCGACAGCCGCGAAGATAAGATTGATGACTTTGTCCAAGAAATGGAGATGACCCGCTTCTGGCCGCTGGAAAGGAGAGAAATTATTGCTGAGGTCCTCCTCAAGAATGTAGACCTGAAAACCAAGTACCACTGCCCTGAGAAATATGAAAATGAAGAACGTCTCGCTGATCATAAGGCCCAGTGTAGCTTCAGACCTGTTACCTGCCCCAATGATGGATGCCGAGCGAAAGTTTCTGTTCGCTGCATGCAAGACCATGATTCAGCTTGCCTGTTTAAAATCCTTACATGTGAGCAGAACTGTGAGAAGCGGCTTCTGAGGCGTGATATGGATAGGCACTGCGTGACTGTGTGCCCCATGAGGCCCATGAAATGCCCTTTTGGCTGTGATTCCTCCTTTCCTGAGCGTAATCTTGAGCAGCACTGTTCTGAGTTTCTTCAGGCACACCTCCATAAACTCCTCAAGGCTATTCATAAGAAAGGTTTTACAGATGAGGGGCTCAAGGACCATGCTCTACTGCTGGAAAAG CATGACAATGATGGTAAACTGGCTAAATCTCGGGATGTAAGATCTCTTACTAATGTTGTAAAGAATCTTGAAGCCAAAATAAAAGATGATTCGAGTTAG
- the LOC4338363 gene encoding pentatricopeptide repeat-containing protein At5g16860: protein MLRAGTRLDHFTLPHVLKACGELPSYRCGSAFHGLICCNGFESNVFICNALVAMYSRCGSLEEASMIFDEITQRGIDDVISWNSIVSAHVKSSNAWTALDLFSKMTLIVHEKPTNERSDIISIVNILPACGSLKAVPQTKEVHGNAIRNGTFLDVFVGNALIDAYAKCGLMENAVKVFNMMEFKDVVSWNAMVAGYSQSGNFKAAFELFKNMRKENIPLDMVTWTAVIAGYSQRGCSHEALNVFRQMIFSGSLPNCVTIISVLSACASLGAFSQGMEIHAYSLKNCLLTLDNDFGGEDEDLMVYNALIDMYSKCRSFKAARSIFDDIPLEERNVVTWTVMIGGHAQYGDSNDALKLFVEMISEPYGVAPNAYTISCILMACAHLAAIRIGKQIHAYVLRHHQYDSSAYFVANCLINMYSKCGDVDTARHVFDSMSQKSAISWTSMMTGYGMHGRGSEALDIFDKMRKAGFVPDDITFLVVLYACSHCGMVDQGLSYFDSMSADYGLTPRAEHYAYAIDLLARFGRLDKAWKTVKDMPMEPTAVVWVALLSACRVHSNVELAEHALNKLVEMNAENDGSYTLISNIYATAGRWKDVARIRHLMKKSGIKKRPGCSWVQGQKGTASFFVGDRSHPLSPQIYALLESLIDRIKAMGYVPETNFALHDVDEEEKNNLLVEHSEKLALAYGLLTTFPGCPIRITKNLRVCGDCHSAFTYISKIVDHEIVVRDPSRFHHFKNGSCSCGGYW from the coding sequence ATGCTGCGTGCTGGAACTAGGCTGGACCATTTTACTCTACCACATGTATTAAAAGCATGTGGAGAGCTACCTTCATACCGTTGTGGTAGTGCATTCCATGGATTGATATGCTGCAATGGCTTTGAGTCCAATGTCTTCATATGTAATGCGTTGGTGGCAATGTATTCCCGTTGTGGTTCTTTGGAGGAAGCCAGCATGATCTTTGATGAAATAACTCAGAGGGGTATTGATGATGTTATCTCATGGAACTCTATTGTTTCAGCCCATGTTAAAAGTAGTAATGCTTGGACTGCATTGGATCTGTTTTCAAAGATGACATTGATTGTCCATGAGAAGCCTACAAATGAAAGGTCAGACATCATTAGCATTGTCAACATACTCCCTGCATGTGGTTCTCTAAAGGCAGTACCTCAAACTAAAGAAGTCCATGGTAATGCTATTCGTAATGGCACATTTCTAGATGTTTTTGTTGGTAATGCCCTGATTGATGCTTACGCTAAGTGTGGTTTGATGGAAAATGCGGTAAAGGTTTTCAACATGATGGAATTCAAAGATGTGGTTTCTTGGAACGCAATGGTGGCTGGGTACTCCCAAAGTGGCAACTTTAAGGCAGCCTTTGAGCTTTTCAAGAACATGCGCAAGGAAAATATCCCATTAGATATGGTAACATGGACTGCTGTAATTGCAGGCTATTCTCAGAGGGGATGCAGCCATGAAGCACTCAATGTATTTCGTCAAATGATATTTTCTGGGTCCTTGCCAAATTGTGTCACAATCATCTCTGTGTTGTCTGCCTGCGCTTCTTTGGGAGCATTTTCTCAGGGTATGGAAATTCATGCCTACTCCCTAAAGAACTGTCTTCTAACCTTGGATAATGATTTTGGTGGTGAGGATGAGGATCTTATGGTGTACAACGCGCTAATAGATATGTACTCAAAGTGCAGAAGCTTCAAAGCTGCACGCTCCATATTTGATGATATACCTCTGGAGGAACGCAATGTTGTCACCTGGACTGTCATGATCGGGGGGCATGCACAATATGGGGACTCAAATGATGCCCTCAAGCTTTTCGTGGAGATGATTTCGGAACCATATGGAGTAGCCCCAAATGCTTATACAATTTCGTGCATTTTGATGGCCTGTGCACATTTGGCAGCCATACGTATAGGTAAGCAGATTCATGCTTATGTGCTTCGTCATCACCAATATGACTCATCTGCATACTTTGTGGCGAACTGCCTCATTAATATGTACTCAAAGTGTGGGGATGTTGATACAGCTAGGCATGTATTCGATAGCATGTCTCAAAAGAGTGCTATTTCTTGGACATCAATGATGACAGGGTATGGAATGCACGGTCGTGGTAGTGAGGCCCTGGACATATTTGACAAGATGCGGAAAGCAGGCTTTGTTCCTGACGATATAACCTTCCTGGTTGTTCTTTATGCTTGTAGTCATTGTGGAATGGTTGATCAAGGTCTATCGTACTTTGACAGCATGAGTGCAGATTATGGTTTGACACCTCGGGCAGAGCACTATGCCTATGCTATTGACTTGCTGGCCCGCTTTGGGCGATTAGATAAGGCATGGAAAACAGTTAAGGATATGCCAATGGAGCCCACCGCAGTAGTTTGGGTTGCATTACTGAGTGCCTGTAGAGTACATTCAAATGTTGAACTTGCTGAACATGCTCTGAACAAACTGGTCGAGATGAATGCTGAAAATGATGGATCTTACACGCTTATCTCCAACATATATGCCACTGCAGGGCGGTGGAAGGATGTAGCGAGGATCAGGCACTTGATGAAGAAATCAGGAATTAAGAAGAGGCCAGGATGCAGCTGGGTCCAGGGTCAAAAGGGCACAGCATCTTTCTTTGTCGGAGATCGATCACACCCACTATCCCCACAAATTTATGCTCTTCTGGAGAGTCTAATTGATCGCATCAAAGCTATGGGATATGTTCCTGAGACAAACTTCGCATTACATGATGTTGATGAGGAAGAGAAAAATAATCTTCTTGTTGAGCACAGTGAGAAACTTGCTCTTGCATATGGTCTCCTCACAACTTTCCCTGGTTGCCCAATAAGGATCACAAAGAACCTGCGTGTATGTGGTGATTGCCATAGCGCATTCACCTACATTTCCAAGATTGTGGACCATGAGATCGTAGTGCGCGACCCCAGTCGTTTTCATCATTTCAAGAATGGTTCATGCTCATGTGGTGGCTATTGGTGA